One segment of Colius striatus isolate bColStr4 chromosome 11, bColStr4.1.hap1, whole genome shotgun sequence DNA contains the following:
- the PPIG gene encoding peptidyl-prolyl cis-trans isomerase G isoform X1, giving the protein MGVKVQRPRCFFDIAINNVPAGRVVFELFSDVCPKTCENFRCLCTGEKGTGKSTQKPLHYKSCLFHRVVKDFMIQGGDFSEGNGRGGESIYGGFFEDESFAVKHNKEFLLSMANRGKDTNGSQFFITTKPTPHLDGHHVVFGQVISGQEVVREIENQKTDASSKPYAEVRILSCGELIPKSKAKKEEKKRHKSSSSSSDSESSSDSESSSDSSSDSESASEEKSKKRKKKHKKNSKKHKKEKKKKKKSKKSSSSESEDENPEAQPLSTVRPEEIPPIPENRFLMRKSPPKVDEKERKSREKERESNLSNSQSTYQRRLLVTRSGRKIKGRGPRRYRTPSRSRSRDRFRRSETPPHWRQEMQRAQRMRVSSGERWIKGDKSEINENKKENQKSPGRGKERKISDHRQVSESPSRRGEKEKKKDHKSSSKDRETRRNSEKDDKHNKSKAKKRAKSRSHSKSREKSKSKERDSKHGRHDEKRIRSRSKERDHEKGREKEKRYDSRGRDKERSRSKERSKRAGSRSNDQDHRKSKDREKRKSRSKEREHTRGKHSSSSRTRDRSKSRDRGRRGRSRSRDRDRSRSKDYSRNRDRETRRRGRSRSRERRGTPDKYRGRENRRRRESRSSEREESQSRNRERYSNRESRSSYRRNDTESQRKRRSKSRESSSPESGKDKKSSRDQDRSPDSKKRPSSKERESKKSYSRSSKEKEKTRSSAEKEVNQKSKSQERDHAPSKDKKSDHETSPGTDDDRHG; this is encoded by the exons ATGGGAGTAAAAGTCCAGAGACCTCGTTGCTTTTTTGACATAGCCATCAACAATGTACCTg ctgGAAGAGTGGTCTTTGAACTGTTTTCAGATGTGTGTCCAAAGACATGTGAGAATTTTCGCTGCCTCTGCACAG GTGAAAAGGGTACAGGGAAATCCACCCAAAAGCCATTGCATTACAAAAGTTGTCTGTTTCACAGGGTTGTGAAAGATTTTATGATCCAAGGAGGTGACTTCAGTGAAG gAAATGGCAGGGGAGGAGAATCCATTTATGGTGGCTTTTTTGAAG ACGAAAGCTTTGCCGTGAAGCACAACAAAGAATTTCTCCTTTCAATGGCCAACCGAGGGAAAGATACAAATGGTTCACAGTTCTTTAT AACAACTAAACCTACACCTCACTTAGATGG ACATCATGTTGTTTTTGGACAAGTCATCTCAGGTCAGGAAGTTGTCAGAGAAatagaaaaccagaaaacagaTGCATCTAGTAAACCATATGCTGAAGTACGCATACTGAGTTGTGGAGAGTTAATTCCCAAATCCAAAG ccaagaaagaagaaaagaaaaggcataaGTCGTCTTCCTCATCCAGTGACTCGGAAAGTTCAAGTGATTCAGAATCATCTTCTGATTCATCATCAGATTCTGAGAGTGCTTCAGAAGAGAAATCTAAAAAACGAAAAAAGAAGCACAAGAAGAATTCcaagaaacataagaaagaaaagaaaaagaagaagaaaagcaagaaaag ctcatccagtgaAAGTGAAGATGAAAACCCTGAAGCACAGCCACTATCTACTGTTCGTcctgaagaaattcctcctataCCTGAAAACCGGttcctgatgaggaaaagtCCTCCTAAAGTagatgagaaagaaaggaaaagcagagagaaggaaagagaaag taaTCTGTCGAACTCGCAGTCAACATACCAGAGGAGGCTGCTAGTGACCAGGTCTGGAAGGAAAATCAAAGGAAGAGGACCACGG CGTTACCGGACACCTTCCAGATCCAGGTCAAGAGATCGATTCCGACGCAGTGAAACTCCTCCACATTGGAGGCAAGAAATGCAAAGAGCTCAAAGAATGAGAGTGTCTAGTGGAGAAAGATGGATAAAAGGGGACAA gagtgaaataaatgaaaacaagaaagagaatcaaaaaagcccaggaagaggaaaagagagaaaaatttcaGACCACAGACAAGTTTCTGAAAGTCCAAgcagaagaggggaaaaggagaagaaaaaagatcacAAGTCCAGCAGTAAAGACAGGGAGACAAGAAGAAACTCAGAAAAAGATGACAAGCATAACAAAAGCAAGGCCAAGAAAAGAGCTAAATCTAGAAGCCATAGTAAAAGCCGGGAGAAAtcaaaaagtaaagaaagagaCTCTAAGCACGGTAGACATGATGAGAAGAGAATAAGATCAAGAAGCAAAGAGAGAGACCATGAGAAaggtagagaaaaagaaaagcgaTATGATTCTAGAGGGAGGGAtaaagaaagaagcaggagCAAGGAGAGAAGCAAAAGGGCAGGCTCAAGAAGTAATGACCAAGACCATAGGAAGAGTAAAGACAGGGAGAAACGCAAGTCAAGAAGCAAAGAGCGTGAGCACACCAGAGGGAaacacagctccagcagcagaacAAGGGATCGAAGCAAAAGCCGAGACAGGGGTAGGAGAGGGAGATCgaggagcagagacagggatCGCAGTAGAAGTAAAGACTATTCAAGGAATAGAGacagagaaacaagaagaagagggagatcaagaagcagagaaaggagaggtACACCAGATAaatacagaggaagagaaaacaggaggaggagagaatcAAGGAGctcagagagggaggaaagtcaaagcagaaacagagagagatATTCAAACAGAGAAAGTAGAAGCTCGTATAGGAGGAACGATACTGAAAGCCAAAGGAAGAGGCGTTCAAAAAGCCGTGAAAGTAGCAGTCCTGAATCCGGTAAAGATAAGAAGTCAAGTAGAGATCAGGATAGAAGTCCAGACTCAAAAAAGAGACCAAGTAGCAAAGAGAGGGAATCCAAAAAGTCATATTCACGCAGcagtaaagaaaaggaaaagaccagatcctcagcagaaaaagaagtaaaccAAAAATCAAAGAGTCAGGAAAGAGATCATGCCCCTAGTAAGGATAAAAAGTCTGATCATGAAACAAGTCCTGGAACAGATGACGACAGGCACGGATGA
- the PPIG gene encoding peptidyl-prolyl cis-trans isomerase G isoform X2: MIQGGDFSEGNGRGGESIYGGFFEDESFAVKHNKEFLLSMANRGKDTNGSQFFITTKPTPHLDGHHVVFGQVISGQEVVREIENQKTDASSKPYAEVRILSCGELIPKSKAKKEEKKRHKSSSSSSDSESSSDSESSSDSSSDSESASEEKSKKRKKKHKKNSKKHKKEKKKKKKSKKSSSSESEDENPEAQPLSTVRPEEIPPIPENRFLMRKSPPKVDEKERKSREKERESNLSNSQSTYQRRLLVTRSGRKIKGRGPRRYRTPSRSRSRDRFRRSETPPHWRQEMQRAQRMRVSSGERWIKGDKSEINENKKENQKSPGRGKERKISDHRQVSESPSRRGEKEKKKDHKSSSKDRETRRNSEKDDKHNKSKAKKRAKSRSHSKSREKSKSKERDSKHGRHDEKRIRSRSKERDHEKGREKEKRYDSRGRDKERSRSKERSKRAGSRSNDQDHRKSKDREKRKSRSKEREHTRGKHSSSSRTRDRSKSRDRGRRGRSRSRDRDRSRSKDYSRNRDRETRRRGRSRSRERRGTPDKYRGRENRRRRESRSSEREESQSRNRERYSNRESRSSYRRNDTESQRKRRSKSRESSSPESGKDKKSSRDQDRSPDSKKRPSSKERESKKSYSRSSKEKEKTRSSAEKEVNQKSKSQERDHAPSKDKKSDHETSPGTDDDRHG; encoded by the exons ATGATCCAAGGAGGTGACTTCAGTGAAG gAAATGGCAGGGGAGGAGAATCCATTTATGGTGGCTTTTTTGAAG ACGAAAGCTTTGCCGTGAAGCACAACAAAGAATTTCTCCTTTCAATGGCCAACCGAGGGAAAGATACAAATGGTTCACAGTTCTTTAT AACAACTAAACCTACACCTCACTTAGATGG ACATCATGTTGTTTTTGGACAAGTCATCTCAGGTCAGGAAGTTGTCAGAGAAatagaaaaccagaaaacagaTGCATCTAGTAAACCATATGCTGAAGTACGCATACTGAGTTGTGGAGAGTTAATTCCCAAATCCAAAG ccaagaaagaagaaaagaaaaggcataaGTCGTCTTCCTCATCCAGTGACTCGGAAAGTTCAAGTGATTCAGAATCATCTTCTGATTCATCATCAGATTCTGAGAGTGCTTCAGAAGAGAAATCTAAAAAACGAAAAAAGAAGCACAAGAAGAATTCcaagaaacataagaaagaaaagaaaaagaagaagaaaagcaagaaaag ctcatccagtgaAAGTGAAGATGAAAACCCTGAAGCACAGCCACTATCTACTGTTCGTcctgaagaaattcctcctataCCTGAAAACCGGttcctgatgaggaaaagtCCTCCTAAAGTagatgagaaagaaaggaaaagcagagagaaggaaagagaaag taaTCTGTCGAACTCGCAGTCAACATACCAGAGGAGGCTGCTAGTGACCAGGTCTGGAAGGAAAATCAAAGGAAGAGGACCACGG CGTTACCGGACACCTTCCAGATCCAGGTCAAGAGATCGATTCCGACGCAGTGAAACTCCTCCACATTGGAGGCAAGAAATGCAAAGAGCTCAAAGAATGAGAGTGTCTAGTGGAGAAAGATGGATAAAAGGGGACAA gagtgaaataaatgaaaacaagaaagagaatcaaaaaagcccaggaagaggaaaagagagaaaaatttcaGACCACAGACAAGTTTCTGAAAGTCCAAgcagaagaggggaaaaggagaagaaaaaagatcacAAGTCCAGCAGTAAAGACAGGGAGACAAGAAGAAACTCAGAAAAAGATGACAAGCATAACAAAAGCAAGGCCAAGAAAAGAGCTAAATCTAGAAGCCATAGTAAAAGCCGGGAGAAAtcaaaaagtaaagaaagagaCTCTAAGCACGGTAGACATGATGAGAAGAGAATAAGATCAAGAAGCAAAGAGAGAGACCATGAGAAaggtagagaaaaagaaaagcgaTATGATTCTAGAGGGAGGGAtaaagaaagaagcaggagCAAGGAGAGAAGCAAAAGGGCAGGCTCAAGAAGTAATGACCAAGACCATAGGAAGAGTAAAGACAGGGAGAAACGCAAGTCAAGAAGCAAAGAGCGTGAGCACACCAGAGGGAaacacagctccagcagcagaacAAGGGATCGAAGCAAAAGCCGAGACAGGGGTAGGAGAGGGAGATCgaggagcagagacagggatCGCAGTAGAAGTAAAGACTATTCAAGGAATAGAGacagagaaacaagaagaagagggagatcaagaagcagagaaaggagaggtACACCAGATAaatacagaggaagagaaaacaggaggaggagagaatcAAGGAGctcagagagggaggaaagtcaaagcagaaacagagagagatATTCAAACAGAGAAAGTAGAAGCTCGTATAGGAGGAACGATACTGAAAGCCAAAGGAAGAGGCGTTCAAAAAGCCGTGAAAGTAGCAGTCCTGAATCCGGTAAAGATAAGAAGTCAAGTAGAGATCAGGATAGAAGTCCAGACTCAAAAAAGAGACCAAGTAGCAAAGAGAGGGAATCCAAAAAGTCATATTCACGCAGcagtaaagaaaaggaaaagaccagatcctcagcagaaaaagaagtaaaccAAAAATCAAAGAGTCAGGAAAGAGATCATGCCCCTAGTAAGGATAAAAAGTCTGATCATGAAACAAGTCCTGGAACAGATGACGACAGGCACGGATGA
- the LOC133626370 gene encoding cilia- and flagella- associated protein 210-like, whose translation MDGEGPDAARPEAELERGRYLERRAVAREQLAQIKEHKHQADLAKLEDKREGEEIQRLNRLYQLEIQRGKEKEQEQKVDRQRLYHEYVAEQKIIKAYEKQKEDDEDDRIKAYIKGKETMADLTREKDTETKRLMQEHKDKAFEQLTAQMNETCKIEDDRLARGAAEVENEYQIKNKEKDAKKKAAIESIAEHRATVMKMKLEKEREEKVEDEKDRNQWMTADNAYLEMEKAKKQRQRAASMEVQKIQMQQMAEKQAKRQQERQADLDYDAQREASFCKDRAFRR comes from the exons ATGGACGGCGAGGGGCCAGACGCCGCCCGCCcggaggcagagctggagcgCGGCCGGTACTTGGAGCGCCGGGCCGTGGCCCGCGAGCAGCTGGCGCA AATAAAGGAGCACAAGCATCAAGCAGATCTGGCCAAgctagaagacaaaagagaaggggaagaaatacAGAGATTGAATCGACTGTACCAACTGGAaattcagagaggaaaagaaaaggaacaggaGCAAAAAGTTGACCGCCAGAGGCTGTATCAC GAGTATGTAGCTgagcagaaaataattaaagcttatgagaaacaaaaggaagatgatGAGGATGATCGGATTAAAGCATatattaaaggaaaagaaacgaTGGCTGATCtgacaagagaaaaagacaCAGAGACAAAGAG ACTAATGCAAGAGCACAAGGACAAAGCTTTTGAACAGCTAACTGCACAGATGAATGAGACGTGTAAGATTGAAGATGATCGCCTTGCTagaggagctgcagaggtggAAAATGAAtaccaaataaaaaacaaagagaaagatgcaaaaaaaaaggctgccaTTGAATCTATTGCTGAACACAGAGCCACTGTG ATGAAGATGAAATtggaaaaggagagggaggaaaaagtaGAGGATGAGAAGGATCGTAATCAGTGGATGACAGCAGATAATGCCTACCTGGAAATGGAAAAAGCCAAGAAACAAAGGCAACGTGCTGCAAGCATGGAAGTGCAGAAAATTCAGATGCAGCAAATG GCtgaaaaacaggcaaaaagACAGCAGGAAAGGCAAGCAGATTTGGACTACGATGCTCAGAGAGAAGCTTCTTTCTGTAAGGATCGAGCATTTCGGCGATAA